The Actinotalea sp. JY-7876 sequence AGCACCTGACGGCACGCTTCGGCGGCCGCGGCGCGCGCGGTGCCCTGCTCGTGGTGACCCACGACCGCTGGTTCCTCGACGCCGTGTGCACGCGCATGTGGGAGGTCACGGGCGCCGTCGACGGCGGGCCGGGCGGCCAGGTCCTCGGGTACGACGGCGGCTACGCGGCGTACGTCCTGGCCCGCGCGGAGCGCGAGCGCCAGGCCGGCGTGACGGCGTCGCGGCGCGACAACCTGCTGCGCAAGGAGCTCGCGTGGCTGCGCCGGGGCGCGCCCGCGCGCACGAGCAAGCCGAAGTTCCGCCTCGACGCGGCCTCCGCGCTCATCGCCGACGAGCCGCCGCCGCGTGACCCGCTCGAGCTCACCCGGCTCGCGACCGCGCGCCAGGGCAAGGACGTCGTCGACCTCGAGGACGTCACCGTCCGGTTCGACGGGCCCGCGGGGCCGCGCACGCTGCTCGACGACGTGACGTGGCGCCTGGGCCCGGGCGACCGCTACGGCGTCGTCGGGGTCAACGGCGCCGGCAAGACGACGCTCCTGCGCCTCATCCAGGGGACGCTCCGCCCCGACCAGGGGCGGGTCAAGCGGGGCAAGACCGTCGCGGTGGCCGCCCTGACGCAGGACGTCGCCGAGCTCGACGAGCTGGCGCACCTGCGCGTGGTGGAGGTCGTCGAGCGGGAGCGGCGGGTCGTCGCCGTGGGCGGCAAGGAGCTCACCGCCTCGCAGCTCGTCGAGCGGCTGGGCTTCACCCGCGAGCGGGCGCAGACCGTGGTCGGTGACCTGTCGGGGGGCGAGCGCCGCCGCCTGCAGCTGCTGCGCCTCCTGGTGGGCGAGCCGAACCTGCTGCTGCTCGACGAGCCGACGAACGACCTGGACACCGACACGCTCGCCGCGATGGAGGACCTCCTCGACGGCTGGCCCGGGACGCTCGTGGTCGTCTC is a genomic window containing:
- a CDS encoding ABC-F family ATP-binding cassette domain-containing protein; translation: MAHLLGADGLTYTVGTRTLLDGVSLGLDAGARTGVVGPNGSGKSTLLRLLARTLEPDAGRVTHAGGIRVGMLDQRDELPAGARVRDLVHGSDAEHTWAGDAAVRAVHAGLLADLDLDADVAHLSGGQRRRVALAALLVADLDVLLLDEPTNHLDVEGVAWLAEHLTARFGGRGARGALLVVTHDRWFLDAVCTRMWEVTGAVDGGPGGQVLGYDGGYAAYVLARAERERQAGVTASRRDNLLRKELAWLRRGAPARTSKPKFRLDAASALIADEPPPRDPLELTRLATARQGKDVVDLEDVTVRFDGPAGPRTLLDDVTWRLGPGDRYGVVGVNGAGKTTLLRLIQGTLRPDQGRVKRGKTVAVAALTQDVAELDELAHLRVVEVVERERRVVAVGGKELTASQLVERLGFTRERAQTVVGDLSGGERRRLQLLRLLVGEPNLLLLDEPTNDLDTDTLAAMEDLLDGWPGTLVVVSHDRYLLERVCDRQIALLGDGQVRDLPGGVEQYLELRRAARATAPTSPDAAEPAGTPAPPPAGPSAAEVRAARKDVTRIERRLARIATRENELHEAMAASATDHQTVQRLDTELRELAAERDALEEEWLTAAETAETSG